The following proteins are encoded in a genomic region of Oryza brachyantha chromosome 11, ObraRS2, whole genome shotgun sequence:
- the LOC102705131 gene encoding LOW QUALITY PROTEIN: THO complex subunit 4B-like (The sequence of the model RefSeq protein was modified relative to this genomic sequence to represent the inferred CDS: inserted 1 base in 1 codon) yields the protein MPNIDTATKFYISNLNYAVSNEDIKKLFSEVGDMKRYSINYDRSRRSKGTAEVVFSRRSDALTAVRRYNNVXLDGKPMKNELIGTNIELPPPLAIFGFAALAGYFNFPSKR from the exons ATGCCCAACATCGATACGGCCACCAAATTCTACATCTCCAACCTCAACTACGCCGTCTCCAACGAGGACATCAAG AAACTCTTTTCCGAGGTTGGCGATATGAAGCGTTACTCTATTAACTATGACAGGAGTCGAAGATCGAAG GGAACTGCAGAGGTTGTTTTTTCCAGAAGATCTGATGCCCTAACTGCTGTTAGGAGGTACAACAATG CGCTTGATGGCAAACCTATGAAAAATGAGCTCATTGGAACAAATATTGAGCTACCACCACCACTTGCTATTTTTGGCTTCGCTGCACTAGCTGGATACTTCAATTTTCCTTCCAAAAG ATAA
- the LOC102704861 gene encoding uncharacterized protein LOC102704861, whose translation MAQLQPRRRWRSSLASGFRAALACTIVGVASIYAPPAIRCHLTFPAFSYVVTVIIVVDATLGSAVRAALSAVQATAMGAVPSVLPLWLAHRTGAGESVVATTVVVALSTFAVALPGSGAVAKRIALGQIIIIYVARFRQESMRRSDGDGAVLLHPANVVACTALGVVAALLAVLLPCPRLATQEVRANKAAYLEIAAERVRLLAHAFRLMQLDAAAGSSSSTYCCGRRRQWVAACIISQADRAASAAALLRRRITSAQGDLQWERMPALLKRWCRGGWDDDEEDQQVHDLIEMPLRGMEMACIQMQMQKRAPNSSSSICPTPTLTWLQQATDQREQRKHHPWPWHKEARTTRLVVAAKCAFSLGLAVLLGLLFSSDHGFWAGLIVATTMATEREWTWALAIARAHGTALGSVYGALACLLIDQRRLMELRFLALLPWLILTAGFLKRSRAYGPAGGVAAAVSGIIIVGRRYDEPPMAFTVSRLVETFIGLACTVVADLVFQPAVRPSAKATKQLVRCLATLACCFNDDDSCGGQTSTKVKAVQEQVALLKRYVAEAAGEPHFLWSVPFPASCYDKVAGRLDRMAQLLSLYTRALAVTPPADEAAEAIHRFHGLVSASLEHTSALLHRPSDDEKQPKDLEAGIRLSSCCCDDEEAPETLVQSFLGHALLQQPQQQQGASAMASIGFCMGEMAKDALQMEADMLDLTLCSSLPRHITIIH comes from the exons ATGGCTCAGTtgcagcctcgccgccgctggcgctCCTCACTAGCCTCGGGCTTTCGCGCCGCCCTGGCCTGCACCATCGTCGGCGTGGCCTCCATCTACGCCCCGCCCGCCATCCGCTGCCACCTCACCTTCCCGGCCTTCTCCTACGTCGTCACCGTGATCATAGTCGTCGACGCCACCCTCGGCAGCGCCGTGCGCGCCGCCCTCAGCGCAGTCCAGGCCACCGCCATGGGCGCCGTGCCGTCCGTCCTGCCGCTGTGGCTGGCGCACCGCACCGGCGCCGGGGAGTcggtggtggcgacgacggtggtggtggcgctgaGCACGTTTGCAGTGGCGCTGCCGGGGTCGGGGGCGGTGGCGAAGCGGATAGCGCTGGGGCAGATAATCATCATATACGTGGCGAGGTTCAGGCAGGAGAGCATGCGGCGGTCAGATGGAGATGGGGCGGTGCTGCTGCACCCGGCGAACGTGGTGGCGTGTACGGCGCTCGGGGTCGTGGCTGCGCTGCTGGCTGTGTTGCTTCCCTGCCCGCGGCTGGCCACGCAGGAGGTCAGGGCCAACAAGGCCGCCTACTTGGAGATCGCGGCGGAGAGGGTCAGGCTGCTGGCCCACGCCTTCCGTTTAATGCAGCTCGACGCTGCTGCAGGGTCATCGTCGTCGACCTATTGCTGCGGACGCCGGAGGCAGTGGGTGGCCGCCTGCATCATCTCGCAGGCCGACCGCGCGGCCTCCGcagccgccctcctccgccgccgcataACCTCCGCCCAA GGTGATTTGCAGTGGGAGCGAATGCCGGCGCTGCTGAAACGGTGGTGCAGGGGCGGCTGGGATGACGATGAAGAGGATCAACAGGTGCACGACTTGATCGAGATGCCTCTGCGAGGGATGGAGATGGCCTGCATCCAGATGCAGATGCAAAAGCGTGCAcccaacagcagcagcagcatctgcCCAACACCAACACTAACATGGCTGCAGCAGGCCACGGACCAA CGCGAGCAGAGGAAACACCACCCGTGGCCTTGGCACAAGGAAGCAAGGACGACAaggctggtggtggcggccaAGTGCGCCTTTTCGCTGGGCCTCGCCGTCCTGCTCGGCCTGCTCTTCAGTAGCGACCACGGCTTCTGGGCGGGGCTCATCGTGGCCACCACAATGGCGACAGAACGCGAGTGGACCTGGGCTCTCGCCATTGCGCGTGCCCACGGCACTGCCCTCGGCTCCGTCTACGGCGCCCTGGCCTGCCTCCTCATCGACCAGCGTCGCCTCATGGAGCTGCGCTTCCTTGCCCTCCTCCCCTGGCTCATCCTCACCGCCGGCTTCCTAAAGCGCAGCCGCGCGTACGGCCCTGCTGGGGGCGTTGCGGCAGCGGTGTCAGGCATCATCATCGTGGGTCGCCGCTACGACGAGCCACCCATGGCGTTCACCGTGTCGCGCCTGGTGGAGACCTTCATAGGCCTCGCCTGCACTGTCGTGGCCGACCTCGTCTTCCAGCCCGCCGTCAGGCCATCCGCCAAGGCCACGAAGCAGCTGGTGCGCTGCCTCGCCACCCTGGCATGCTGCTTCAACGACGACGACTCTTGTGGTGGACAGACGTCGACGAAGGTAAAAGCGGTGCAGGAGCAGGTGGCCCTGCTCAAGAGATATGTGGCAGAGGCTGCCGGCGAGCCCCATTTCCTGTGGTCGGTGCCATTCCCCGCGAGCTGCTACGACAAGGTAGCAGGGAGGCTGGACAGGATGGCCCAGCTGCTCTCCCTCTACACGAGGGCGCTCGCGGTGACACCACCAGCAGATGAGGCGGCGGAAGCAATCCACCGCTTCCATGGCCTCGTCTCCGCCTCCCTCGAGCACACCAGCGCCCTTCTCCACCGGCCCAGCGACGATGAGAAGCAGCCCAAGGACCTGGAGGCCGGCATCCGGCTCAGCAGCTGTTgctgcgacgacgaggaggcacCGGAGACGTTGGTGCAGTCGTTCCTCGGCCACGCCTTGTTGCAGCAGCCACAACAGCAGCAAGGAGCATCAGCCATGGCTTCGATTGGGTTCTGCATGGGCGAAATGGCCAAGGATGCCCTGCAGATGGAGGCTGACATGCTCGACCTcactctctgttcctctcttcctcggcATATCACTATAATTCATTAG